From Vigna radiata var. radiata cultivar VC1973A unplaced genomic scaffold, Vradiata_ver6 scaffold_410, whole genome shotgun sequence:
CATATATCTATCAAACAACTATATCTATCATGGTACATAACATTGAAAAATGATAAGTTTATGATCAAAGCTTGTTTTTACTTTAGGACTTTGACAGTGGAACACATTCAACCTGACATACCAGAGGAGTAACACAAGCAAGAATATGTTTACCAGTCTCCCACTTTACGAACCTATATAAATTGCTAGTTCATCAATTCAGTCATCTTATAATATCTTTTACATTCGAGTATATTGGAAGTAAAGTTTAAGTTTTGTTGCCACTCCTAAAAATCTTCATTGGTCATAaagaattttctattttagGTTTCTACTGCATATCAGCTTATGCTAATTGCTTTACCAACATATAGTTCCAGAAACAACACATCCCCACATAAAACCATAAGTCACAAGcaaaaaattgaactaaatttGTTCATGTTTAGTGTTTACCAATACCACCACGGTAAGAATTCAACAATAGTTTTATCATTcattataaattagaataatcACATAACAACCATAGCAAATATCTTACAAGATCTTAATTTAGTCCGGCTTAAGACTTGTCAAATAAGTTTGAAATAAATAGCTAATGGACCATCACAGTGTCTATAGGTCGACATGTTAGTCATTCTAGCAACTCGACAACAAACCATTATAGCTTTCAACTCGACTCTTGAAAGAATCACTCCTTTCACCTAAAAAACATTTCATCTATTTTCAACAAGAACATTTGTTGTCATTCATGGGGCTCAGGTAAAATTATTCTCACACTATGTTGCTTATGGTACTTATGCAAAGACAAACACAGGTATATATCTTGTCATTCCAAGAGATGGATCCTAATATTATTGGTGCCGTCAAGATTTAAGTGGAGGGCCTTCTTTAGAAAAATGAGAATAATCTCTTGCAATGATCTTCTATATCCATGAccaatttaatcaatatatgatGGAGCTCTTATGGAATCAACACCTTGACAAGCTTCAAGTTCTCAACAATAGACTTGGCACACTCAAGAGATATATTGTTGTGTCCAACAAAAAGAAGCAAAGCAATCAAGACAAGCTTAACATTGTGAGCAAGTCATGAAATTCCATCCAACCCCAACAAGGCATGACAAGGAAAAGTCTAAGCACATTCAATCTTTGAGTTTTGTCGACACAATCACTAAGGAGTGACTTTAAGTGGTTGTCGAAACCATTATAGCCTGTCAAGCACAATTTTGAACAAGTCGAAAGGTCTTGTTAGAGTGCCTTGCTCAAACCATGGTTTGAACAATCTACAGAGTTTCATTTGAaacctttgaaaaaaaaatataatttctagtagaaaaataggtttttatgACGACACTAttataacagaaaaaaattatccatcataataggttaatcgatgacatttttgtaataaaagaaagatcCATTATGACAGAGTTATAAATATCAGTCATAATATTACATGCAGtgacaaattaataaataaatgcaaAACTTATTATAACATAGGAAtatctatcataataaatatcatttatgaTGAATTGCTATTCATCCGTTATGATAAATAAGAGTTGGTGATAATTTTTAAgaaggttaaaagctcttttttgtcccaattttggttcagaaaattcgttttggtccctgagttgaaattgtgttcaatttcgtcccaaagttcgattttaatgttcaatttggtccttttcctTAACagcgttaaaattgttaacggcaagGTGTCCAGCTNTGCAANTGNTATGTGAGNTGTCAGTTTTTTGCTGANTGGGCATCCTTTCTAGCcgttacaaatttttaaattaaatttcttaatcagATTTTTGATTTTGGGAATAAATTGAAGAGAGTGGAttctaaattagggtttttgatttcccaatctttttccctttcttaACGAGCCATGTCTGCTTcccattcttcttcatcttcttggaATACCTTGGGTCGTCGTTCTTCTCATCATTCCCCTTGGGGTGGTTCAATGGGGNCAGGGGTAATCCCCATTTGCAATTGTGGTGAGATGGCAGTAGTAAAAATGGCTAGAACTCCAAAGAATGCGGGAAGATATTTTTGGGGTTGTCGAAACTACAAGGTAATGTGAATATAAACCCTACAATTTTTGTTGATTAATTAACACTctgtttgacatttttcttgttGATAAATAATAGAGTGAAGTTGGTAATGGCATGTGTTGCAACTATTTCAAGTGGTGCagtaaagaaaatgatgacGAAAGGGATGTTATTATTGGGAGGCAAAGGGGGAAGATTTATGATCTGGAAAACGCACTCAAAGCTTCGaagaaaaaaatccaattaTTAGTAGTAGTGACTGGTTTTCTTAGTGTAGTTAACATAGttatgttttgtgtattttggtTGAAGTGATGATGTTTGTAGAGGTGGTCCCAGTGTGGTTGAACACTCTGTTTAAGGTCAATGGAGTTGAAATGTTGTGATGTTTAGGTTATGGCTATATTTGTTGTAgtaaatgatgaaattttatacattaagTAATTGTTCAATTTAGNNNNNNNNNNNNNNNNNNNNNNNNNNNNNNNNNNNNNNNNNNNNNNNNNNNNNNNNNNNNNNNNNNNNNNNNNNNNNNNNNNNNNNNNNNNNNNNNNNNNNNNNNNNNNNNNNNNNNNNNNNNNNNNNNNNNNNNNNNNNNNNNNNNNNNNNNNNNNNNNNNNNNNNNNNNNNNNNNNNNNNNNNNNNNNNNNNNNNNNNNNNNNNNNNNNNNNNNNNNNNNNNNNNNNNTGTGACTAATGTTTACCACACAACTGACCAAAtccaaataaacaaaagtaCATCAATTTTAGAACATTATAAAGGTTGTTGTCTTCTAATGGGTAACTTGTCGGGCCTGATTGGTGGGGGTTCAGATTGTTGTGTCATTTCCTCATTAGGTGGTTGGGATGGTTGTGTAATTTCCTCAGTTGGTTGTTGGGGTGGTGGTTGGGATGGTCCTGGTAGGTCTGTTTGATGTTGAGTAGGGCATTTATTTCTCTTATGTCCAACTTCACGACAAATACTACATTTCTTCCTGTGGCCACCTTTGGTCATCTGGGTCTCATCCCTTCTTAGCTCCCATTGCTCcaaccttctcttcttctttggtcTGCCAGGTAATTTTCTGTTGAGTGGTGGGAGGACGTCTACGTAGGGTGTTCTTTCCCATAACAGGTGGCCGTTCACTGGAAATATGATAGGATTGGGGTTTTACACTCTTCAACGAACAAGAAATATTGGGGTTTTACACTCTTCAACAAACAAGAAATCAAACCTGATTTTGCAGATAGGATTTCCCAATGCCAATCTTTTGTCGAATGCCAAACTTGTGTCGAATgtcaatcttcttcttctgaaGTTGCAGAGGTTCTTCTACCAAATTCCACCACTTCTCAATTTCGCAACTTTCGCAATTTCCCTCCCAAATacctaacttttattttattaacacattaattaaaaatctaatttaaaaaaatcctaattgtAACGGCTAGAAAGGATGCCCAgtcagcaaaaaactgacaTCTCACATAACACTTGCAGAGCTGGACACCTTGCCGTTAATAATTTTAACGCTGTTAagaaaaaggaccaaattgaacattaaaatcgaaatttgggacgaaattgaacacaatttcaactcagggaccaaaacgaattttctaAACCAAAATTGGaccaaaaagaagtttttaaGAATGTATTATGACTGATTTTGAAAAACATGTCGTAATATTTGTCACCCTAATTTTCCATCTTTTGCAATATTTGACGCTCACTCTCTTTCGAGATATGTTATTCACTCTTGTTCTCGTCGTTGCACTTCATCTTCAAGGTTTCTCACCATTGTCGGCATCAAGGGGCCACCTGCTCCTCCACTGCTAAACCTTCGTGAGCCGCCGTACGTCATTCGATGACCATTCCTCCTCTGCAGTAGCCACCGCGAGCACCTCCTTGTTGCGCCTCACCTAGGGTTCTAACCGCAGTGCGCTAGCCCGCGACCTCTGTGCCTTCCCTAGGTCATTCTCAACAATTCAATGGGAGTACGTAACTGAATCGTCAATTCTCGATCCAAAATCGACAATGTCTTAGGGTTTGGGTTGGAAGAGACCTTCGGAGATCTTCCACCTCACTCTCAGCTATGGCACCGACGATCTGCTGGAGAATATCGCTCGTACTTCATCCTTTTCCCGGTCctccttttcctcttcttcgTTGTCTTCATCCGCTTCCACTTCCTCAATCATCTCCCAGGATCAGGAGCTCAGGTTTCGCATTGAATTGGATTGGTCGGCGTCAGCGGACGAGGACCAGGTGGCGTTAAAGCTTCAATCGTAGCTGATGGTGGCGCTACCGATGCTGTGGGAGACGGTGGTGGTTGAGCTCTCGCCTCGGGACGATGATGAGAACGTGGTGGATTTGGGAATGAAGGTTGTTAAGCGACGAGAGCCTCTCAGATCGTCGAAGATGCCGCCGTTGTCGCTCTGGCAACCACTGGACCAGTCTCTCTATTCTGAGCCTATGTAGTTGTGGCTTGTCGGTGAGTGTTTCTTACTCTTTGATGGAACTCACACTCCTGTGGTTTATACCTGCTGCCAAAACAAGTGAATTTTGTGAATCTGCTGGTTGTTTGTGTGATATGTGTAGTTTCCGAAATTGGAAGTGTTAGtaagtgattttgttttatctcTGCTATATTCTGTGGTAACAAATGAAGGATTTAGGCTATGTTTGGATAAAAGTTAGGAACATGCATTTGAAAATTCTAATTCATGATCCCGACTTCCAaggtttaaaataaagaaacaagaatTTGTTTCTTTGGAAACAAAACTACTTCTAAACTCAAGTAGCATTATAAGCCccttttataatgttttaaaatttatccatGCAATATTGTTTAACTTAATCTGACTTGGAATAGTGAATGTGTTTGCGTATTGGTGTTTTGCTTGGAATCCAGATTCAATTCGAGATATTTGTTGGAACCTACACGCCGTAAGCAATTCAGTTTGGAAGAATTTGAGAATTTCTTGCTCTCTCGCTTCTCCAAGGATGTTAAGGTTCACTCTTTCTCATCTAGACAAtcaattctttcattttatccatcttaaaattatttcaaaagttcCTTCAAAGTTGAAAACCTTGTCCAAAATCTGTAATATTATAGGTGTTGTATTGAATATTAAGTTTGGGAATAATTGGTTTTAAGTTCTTTCAATGAAGATCCATAATGGGATTTAGCATATCATAGTTTatgttgtttgtgtttatgttaaaaGTCTGTTATGAGGTAATAAATCTTGTTCATGCAACTTATTAGAGTAGAAGCATTTACATGTTGTTTGGTTTCTTGAGTGCTTGGAATTATTGCTCGCTACACCAAGTCTGGGTGGTTCCTAATAGTTAGAATCTTGACACGTTAATCTATTAATATTGGGTAGGAAATTTCTTGTTTTCCAGGTAATTTTCTGAATCACAGTCAAACCGTAGAGGGAAGGTTTTGAATTTGAACAATTTTGGGATTTGTTAGGAGGAAAATCAGAATATCCCAGTCAAAAGATCGTTAGAGAGGCTGAAAGTGATCTTCACCTATTTTCCCATCCCCCTTCTGAAGGCAAAGAGTTGACTTCCTTTTAATGGTTTTCTTCCAATACCTGACAGGGCAATGTGCAGGAAATTTAAAGGTGAGTATAACCATTGATCTTAAGCTCTAGTTTCTGCACACATGGTTTTGGAATTTgtgcttgtttgtgttgtgaTTATGGTTGGGTTTGAAGGTTCTTTTCATATGGTAGTAACTTAAAGTTTAGTTTCCTAATGTGTACAGATGGGACACTGATTGCTACGTgtttcttattaatttaatttgaacttttagaCTATGGCATATGCAATCACAAAATATACTTCCGTTATTATTCCaatcacaaaatttaatttgaaggtTCAAGCAGCTCCAACGGTGATTCAGGCTCTTCATGAAGtgttactttgattaattatttagtCAAAAGATATATTGACCATTATTATTCTTGATACTGCATGCTCATTTTTCGTTTTGGTCAAGTGTTCTgtctgatttttatttattttattcttgcaGATTCGGATACTGGTAGTTCCTCAGCCTCTGGGTCTCATTTTGTCAGGTAGAATCACAACCTCCAAATATTTATTTCGCTATATGCTCTGCTTTGTACTCCCATCTTTTCATTTTGTAGAGTGACATATGTATCTTTCAATATGATTTTTCTCGTAACTATCATGATTGTTTAACTCATGACTCTTACTGGTTTACCATAAatgttttttcaattgaattcaTCCTGGATGCTCCATGTTTGTTATTGATTTTTACTGTTTACTTTTCTATTCAAGCTTAATATTTTTGCAATTTGAAAACTTAAGATGATCTTGTTACAGGTTTAATAACTGggtttgaatttaaaattgaatgcAATGACTAGTGATTATTTCTAGAATGTAGCCTTGTTTTTAGATTCTTTGCAttaacactagtggaaaaattgCATTAACTGAAATTTAGAGCTATTATTGtttagtattattattctaattcaaattatattgatatattgCTGAGAAGAATCTTTGTTGTttgtgatttaaattttaacaatggTAGGTATCTCTTTCTGCCTTCTTTCACATGTGATGTCttgtttcattcattttaatgtGATTTTCATAAGGTTAAATGATTGGAGAAATGAGATGCAATTTTCATAGCTTTTACAATATTTCTTTCTCCATGTTTACTCCAACCTTTTATCTTGtgaatttattttcctttagaTTGGGAGTATATTTTACCCATGCTCATTCTTGGTGCTGGACTCTCCCATTGTGGAGTTTCTATTTGGACTGGATATGCTCCGAAAACACCAGGTACCATTCTCAGTTGCACTCTCTGATATCATTTCCTTCAGTTGTTGCTCGAAGCTGCTATTCTTATAGGTCTGTggcatttttaaattcaatccatcatagattatatataaatatatgtattgatCATATTGGCTGTCATGTTCAGAGAAAGACATACCATCTCGGCTTTTAGATGAGGAAAAGTATGCTAAGGAAGCTTCTGGCTCTGGTGGCCATGTAAGTATGCTTTTGATTatgtgcttttcttttttaagcAGCCAAGTTAAAACTGTAATGCTTTATTTAATATGCTTTTAGATATCTAAGGCTgtcattattcttaattttttagtaattatgatataatatgatatgaaGGATGAAAATTCCCTCGGCTGTGTATTTTTGGCACAGTTTATATATCTTCCAGTTTCTAGGCAAAGATTTTAATTAGTATACTTTTGGCCAAAATTTTTGGCACAGTTTAGATATCTTCTAGTTTCTAGGcctttaattaaaacaaa
This genomic window contains:
- the LOC106755443 gene encoding uncharacterized protein LOC106755443 isoform X4: MVFFQYLTGQCAGNLKIRILVVPQPLGLILSDWEYILPMLILGAGLSHCGVSIWTGYAPKTPEKDIPSRLLDEEKYAKEASGSGGHEKFWKHNLGHLEIK
- the LOC106755443 gene encoding uncharacterized protein LOC106755443 isoform X1, producing MVFFQYLTGQCAGNLKIRILVVPQPLGLILSDWEYILPMLILGAGLSHCGVSIWTGYAPKTPEKDIPSRLLDEEKYAKEASGSGGHDTIRTRSKKSTKPLLEGLNERRGKKVRRPSRELFLSPEGLLQPSPEAFN
- the LOC106755443 gene encoding uncharacterized protein LOC106755443 isoform X3, coding for MVFFQYLTGQCAGNLKIRILVVPQPLGLILSDWEYILPMLILGAGLSHCGVSIWTGYAPKTPEKDIPSRLLDEEKYAKEASGSGGHILMITKSQRRKIKEMEEIQANMGKTNFGEAEWKP
- the LOC106755443 gene encoding uncharacterized protein LOC106755443 isoform X2, with translation MVFFQYLTGQCAGNLKIRILVVPQPLGLILSDWEYILPMLILGAGLSHCGVSIWTGYAPKTPEKDIPSRLLDEEKYAKEASGSGGHLSAAVSLKGANSKGGEWWKSLFSHMNRDSIVLLMCTTTNLI
- the LOC106755443 gene encoding uncharacterized protein LOC106755443 isoform X5, encoding MVFFQYLTGQCAGNLKIRILVVPQPLGLILSDWEYILPMLILGAGLSHCGVSIWTGYAPKTPEKDIPSRLLDEEKYAKEASGSGGHLLA